One genomic window of Brachionichthys hirsutus isolate HB-005 chromosome 22, CSIRO-AGI_Bhir_v1, whole genome shotgun sequence includes the following:
- the rassf3 gene encoding ras association domain-containing protein 1, with product MFNVVHQGRKYAPRGPVADDSQLAVRALHIHKSPGTLNEPPEATWPPPNAKMRVSKANKGAAAAAAVRVVRRHASPQPASLESLEAAWSERGRSEANPPSREKRDDEPEEGPGGGPPPRSRKKGFRPPDVRTIFTPGEKDPRVREESGEGHAFEPGGENTWCDACCHYILHRGLTCAGCKYTCHAACRDRVSLDCHPVSSSVCQDHLDNNTPFPDVEKVRELRTEFSREEIRQKVELYNSVTKDHLKMTLNATGVYTGFIKVQMDLRRPMTLRGGQRAAGGVLAEEAFYLPRGVANTLHISSNNTVRQVIVALLDKFMVADNPAKYALYKRYHREEQVYVCKLANDEQPLFLRLVAGPDTDTLSFVLREQQTGEVMWDAFSIPELRNFLRILEKEESEQRKAVIRRYEAYRQRLQASLREVRGPS from the exons ATGTTTAACGTTGTGCACCAGGGTCGGAAATACGCCCCCAGGGGCCCGGTCGCGGATGACTCTCAATTGGCTGTGCGGGCTCTCCACATCCACAAGTCCCCCGGCACGCTCAACGAGCCCCCGGAGGCCACCTGGCCGCCGCCGAACGCCAAGATGCGGGTCTCCAAGGCCAACAagggcgcggcggcggcggcggcggtgcgGGTCGTGCGGCGGCACGCGTCTCCTCAGCCCGCCAGCCTGGAGAGCCTGGAGGCGGCGTGGAGCGAGAGGGGACGGTCGGAGGCGAACCCGCCGAGCCGAGAGAAGAGAGACGACGAGCCCGAGGAAGGGCCCGGCGGGGGGCCCCCACCGCGCAGCAGGAAGAAGGGCTTCAGGCCCCCCGACGTGAGGACCATCTTCACCCCCGGAGAGAAGGACCCCCGGGTGAGAGAGGAGTCCGGCGAGGGACACGCCTTCGAGCCGGGAGGCGAGAACACCTGGTGTGACGCGTGCTGCCATTACATCCTGCACCGAGggctcacctgtgcag GTTGTAAGTACACCTGCCACGCGGCGTGTCGGGACCGGGTGTCGCTGGACTGCCATCCTGTATCTTCATCGGTCTGTCAGGACCACCTCGACAACAACACGCCATTTCCC GATGTGGAGAAGGTGCGAGAGCTTCGGACGGAGTTCAGCCGGGAGGAAATCCGGCAGAAGGTCGAGCTGTACAACTCGGTGACCAAAGACCACCTCAAGATGACACTC aacgCCACCGGGGTGTATACTGGCTTCATCAAGGTCCAGATGGACTTGAGGAGGCCAATGACGTTGCGCGGCGGTCAGAGAGCAGCGGGAGGAGTTCTCGCAGAGGAGGCCTTCTACCTGCCCAGAGGGGTCGCCAACACCCTCCACATCAGCTCCAATAACACCGTCAGACAG gtcatCGTCGCGCTGCTGGACAAGTTCATGGTCGCAGACAACCCGGCCAAATACGCCCTGTATAAGCGCTACCACAGAGAGGAGCAGg TTTACGTGTGTAAGCTGGCGAACGACGAGCAGCCGCTGTTTCTTCGTCTTGTGGCGGGACCCGACACCGACACGCTCAGCTTTGTGCTGAGGGAACAGCAGACAGGAGAAGTTATG tGGGATGCCTTCTCCATCCCGGAGCTGCGGAACTTCCTGCGGATCCTGGAAAAGGAGGAGTCTGAACAGAGGAAGGCGGTGATTCGCCGCTACGAGGCCTATCGCCAGAGACTGCAGGCGTCCCTCAGGGAGGTCAGAGGACCTTCCTAG